In Gadus chalcogrammus isolate NIFS_2021 chromosome 11, NIFS_Gcha_1.0, whole genome shotgun sequence, a single window of DNA contains:
- the LOC130392354 gene encoding leucine-rich repeat transmembrane neuronal protein 4, which yields MGLPLLLRWLAVTVLLPVCLCTPPNGARERPCTPSCRCDGKIIYCESSAFRDVPHNVSVGTQGLSLRYNSLAGLRASQFAGLNQLVWLYLDHNYISEVDSQAFHGVRRLKELILNSNKITVLQNDTFNDIPNLRNLDLSYNKLQALQPGQFQGLRKLLSLHLRSNSLKTVPMRVFLDCRNLEFLDIGYNRLRSLTRNAFAGLLKLIELHLEHNQFSKINFAHFPRLTNLRALYLQWNRIKSITQGLPWMWTSLHKLDLSGNELQELETSTYQCLPNLQTLNLDSNKLSNVSQQVVNAWISLTTISLAGNVWFCNPSICPLVAWLRTFKGNKESAMICSGPKEVQGEKADDVVAAAKTCRPTVAPMTTRPTTTAAAATSTTGASTTDPTSVTATSTDTTDFTDASSSTTPAQAQPSVAPSPSGPDERSTWNKAASPVPSPTGGSPTAPPPPPPPDTEYVSFHKIIAGTVALLLSVAIILLVIYVSWKRYPSSIKQLQQRSSVTKRQKKARETNRSVSSPLQEYYVDYKPSHSETMDVLVNGTGPYTYTISGSRECEV from the exons ATGG GACTTCCTCTGCTTCTAAGATGGCTCGCCGTCACCGTCCTGCTGCCAGTCTGCCTGTGCACCCCCCCGAACGGGGCACGGGAACGGCCCTGCACCCCTAGTTGCCGGTGCGACGGCAAAATCATCTACTGCGAGTCCAGCGCCTTCCGCGACGTGCCCCACAACGTATCGGTGGGCACCCAGGGCCTCTCGCTACGCTACAACAGCCTGGCCGGCCTGCGGGCCAGCCAATTCGCCGGGCTCAACCAGCTGGTCTGGCTGTACCTCGACCACAACTACATCAGCGAGGTGGACAGCCAGGCCTTCCACGGGGTCCGCAGGCTCAAGGAGCTCATCCTCAACTCCAACAAGATCACCGTGCTCCAGAACGACACGTTCAACGACATCCCCAACCTCCGCAACCTCGACCTCTCGTACAACAAGCTGCAGGCGCTGCAGCCGGGGCAGTTCCAGGGCCTCCGCAAGCTGCTGAGCCTCCACCTGAGGTCCAACTCCTTGAAGACGGTGCCCATGCGCGTCTTCCTGGACTGCCGTAACCTGGAGTTCCTGGACATCGGCTACAACCGGTTGAGGAGTCTGACGCGCAACGCCTTCGCCGGCCTGCTGAAGCTGATCGAGCTCCACCTGGAGCACAATCAGTTCTCCAAGATCAACTTCGCCCACTTCCCCCGCCTGACCAACCTCAGAGCACTCTACCTGCAGTGGAACCGCATCAAGTCCATCACCCAGGGCCTGCCCTGGATGTGGACCTCGCTGCACAAGCTGGACCTGTCGGGGAACGAGCTGCAGGAGCTGGAGACCAGCACGTACCAGTGCCTGCCCAACCTGCAGACCCTCAACCTGGACTCCAACAAGCTGAGCAACGTGTCCCAGCAGGTGGTCAACGCCTGGATCTCTCTCACCACCATCAGCCTGGCGGGCAACGTGTGGTTCTGCAACCCCAGCatctgccccctggtggcctggCTGCGCACCTTCAAGGGCAACAAGGAGTCGGCCATGATCTGCTCCGGCCCCAAGGAGGTCCAAGGGGAGAAGGCCGACGACGTGGTAGCGGCGGCCAAAACGTGCCGACCCACCGTCGCACCCATGACGACCAGGCcgaccaccaccgccgccgccgctacgTCCACCACCGGCGCCAGCACCACGGACCCCACCTCCGTCACCGCGACCTCCACGGACACCACAGACTTCACGgacgccagcagcagcaccacgccGGCCCAGGCCCAGCCCTCCGTCGCCCCTTCCCCCTCCGGGCCGGACGAACGGTCGACGTGGAACAAGGCAGCGTCCCCCGTGCCCTCTCCCACGGGGGGGTCCCCGACGGcacccccaccgccgccgccgccagacaCGGAGTACGTCTCCTTTCACAAGATTATAGCCGGCACCGTGGCCCTGCTCTTATCCGTGGCCATAATTCTCCTGGTTATCTACGTGTCGTGGAAGCGCTACCCCAGCAGTATCAAGCAGCTCCAGCAGCGCTCGTCGGTCACAAAGCGACAGAAGAAAGCGCGGGAGACCAATCGCTCAGTGAGCTCCCCCCTGCAGGAGTACTACGTGGACTACAAGCCGTCCCACTCGGAGACGATGGACGTGCTGGTGAACGGGACTGGGCCCTACACGTACACCATCTCGGGGTCCAGGGAGTGTGAGGTATGA